A single region of the Sphingobium sp. TKS genome encodes:
- a CDS encoding sigma factor-like helix-turn-helix DNA-binding protein — translation MRHSNIIAAGPERDRALEMMEQVLAIMVAHHDDEGAIALQAIMERTMGTHADPEQDGEIWDMIETLPHFTERVLYLHRLNGLTISQIARRLGLNRKEVAERLSLDLQLVRGAP, via the coding sequence ATGCGGCATTCGAACATCATCGCAGCCGGCCCGGAGCGGGATCGCGCGTTGGAAATGATGGAGCAGGTGCTGGCCATCATGGTCGCGCACCATGACGACGAAGGCGCGATCGCACTGCAGGCAATCATGGAAAGGACGATGGGCACGCACGCCGATCCGGAGCAGGACGGCGAGATATGGGATATGATCGAGACGCTGCCCCATTTCACCGAGCGCGTGCTCTATCTCCATCGGCTGAACGGCCTCACCATCAGCCAGATTGCTCGCAGGCTCGGGCTGAACCGGAAGGAGGTAGCGGAGCGGCTGTCCCTGGATTTGCAACTCGTTCGAGGCGCGCCGTAA
- a CDS encoding DUF5983 family protein, translating to MSARPCRRHLPADLVSALAFARGLGCNYLILDRDASTTDRLACYEW from the coding sequence GTGTCGGCGCGCCCGTGCCGCCGGCATCTCCCGGCCGATCTTGTCAGTGCGCTGGCGTTCGCGCGCGGACTGGGCTGCAATTATCTGATCCTGGACCGCGACGCGTCCACGACCGATCGGCTCGCCTGCTACGAATGGTGA